A section of the Petrimonas sulfuriphila genome encodes:
- a CDS encoding right-handed parallel beta-helix repeat-containing protein yields MKKNLLIVLNILFVCFTVHSSYGQGSRYTGSYIKSSTIQHVGKSNFVIEGLEFTSNDRDLIVLYSCENVVIKNNSFVASPAKRGIYLDNCKNITIIDNTFDNVHTGLVAHNSRGIKFEYNDVKNVGGPMKEEDKNNGFVALFDKVNGEGNSISYNVSENIFGQSSPGDLINLNQSNGTAQSPIVVKGNWIRGGGPSPSGGGIILGDIGGSYQVAEDNIVVDGGQYGISIAGGHDIALRNNKIYGSKNYFTNVGLYACNWYEENLGKSYNITVAGNVVNYRNKEGNISNWWYASNVEPVSGKETNRYDPALSPSILPEQIIGRARMSVEPQPEPDPDEKPDDIVLDPSISIYKDTFDRICANCKGSISSSASLSVLNQNGQKILSIPIIGYHTTIDNPIPSGTYTVMVENDARLQIKKIVIN; encoded by the coding sequence ATGAAAAAAAATCTACTCATCGTACTGAATATACTGTTCGTATGCTTTACCGTTCATTCGTCTTATGGACAAGGTTCCAGGTATACCGGTTCTTACATTAAATCCTCCACGATACAGCACGTAGGGAAAAGCAATTTTGTAATAGAGGGATTGGAATTCACAAGCAACGATAGGGACCTTATTGTTTTGTACAGTTGCGAAAATGTGGTAATTAAAAACAATAGTTTTGTGGCATCTCCCGCAAAGAGAGGTATATACCTGGATAACTGTAAGAACATTACAATTATTGACAACACCTTTGATAACGTGCATACCGGATTAGTAGCACACAATTCCCGCGGAATAAAATTTGAATACAACGACGTGAAAAATGTTGGCGGCCCTATGAAAGAAGAGGACAAAAACAACGGGTTTGTCGCGTTGTTCGATAAGGTAAACGGCGAAGGGAATAGTATAAGTTACAATGTATCGGAGAATATTTTCGGGCAAAGTTCGCCCGGTGACCTTATTAACCTGAATCAGTCAAACGGTACGGCGCAGAGCCCGATTGTAGTGAAAGGGAACTGGATCAGGGGGGGCGGCCCGTCTCCATCGGGAGGAGGTATTATTTTAGGCGATATTGGCGGTTCTTATCAGGTGGCTGAAGACAATATTGTTGTGGACGGAGGACAGTACGGAATCTCTATTGCAGGCGGCCACGATATAGCTTTAAGAAACAACAAGATATACGGCAGCAAAAATTACTTCACGAACGTAGGACTTTATGCCTGTAACTGGTATGAAGAAAATTTAGGCAAGTCATATAACATCACCGTAGCAGGTAATGTTGTCAATTACAGGAACAAAGAAGGCAACATAAGTAATTGGTGGTATGCTTCCAACGTGGAGCCGGTAAGCGGTAAGGAAACCAACAGGTATGACCCCGCCCTATCTCCGTCGATACTCCCCGAACAGATCATCGGACGGGCAAGGATGTCGGTAGAACCGCAGCCGGAACCAGATCCGGATGAAAAGCCCGATGACATAGTGTTGGATCCTTCGATAAGTATTTATAAAGATACATTTGACCGTATTTGCGCCAATTGTAAAGGCTCTATATCTTCTTCTGCATCACTATCGGTCTTAAACCAAAACGGACAAAAAATACTCAGCATACCTATAATCGGTTATCACACTACTATTGACAACCCAATCCCCTCGGGAACGTATACCGTGATGGTTGAAAACGATGCCCGCTTGCAAATCAAAAAAATTGTGATTAACTAA